A DNA window from Pogona vitticeps strain Pit_001003342236 chromosome 2, PviZW2.1, whole genome shotgun sequence contains the following coding sequences:
- the POLR3G gene encoding DNA-directed RNA polymerase III subunit RPC7 isoform X1, giving the protein MARSGRGRGSLTFNIEAIGFARGEVLPEAVFKPPPLYPMTDFKAMPVKTGESEDYLLALKQELRGAMQRTPYFMSKRDEYQGFVPVERYSKKYLKISEEDQQWTPDWRRFPRELKPKKIIKKVGGKGKKPKPDASKTNVDVLKKIEELEKRGGDEKSDEEETEKEKNKKEEEEEDAEEPEEYDEEENEEENDYIASYFEDGDDYGANSDDNMDEATY; this is encoded by the exons ATGGCCAGGTCAGGACGAGGACGTGGTTCCTTAACCTTCAACATTGAAGCTATAGGCTTTGCTCGAGGAGAAGTGCTACCTGAAGCCGTATTCAAGCCGCCTCCACTATATCCA ATGACAGATTTCAAAGCAATGCCCGTGAAAACTGGAGAGAGTGAAGATTATCTTTTGGCTTTAAAACAAGAGCTGAGAGGAGCAATGCAAAGGACACCTTATTTCATGTCCAAAAGGGATGAATATCAAG GTTTTGTACCTGTTGAAAGGTACAGCAAAAAATATTTGAAGATAAGTGAAGAGGACCAACAGTGGACTCCAG ACTGGAGAAGATTCCCAagagaactgaaaccaaagaaaataattaaaaaag taggtggaaaaggaaaaaaaccaaaacctgaTGCTTCAAAAACTAATGTGGATGTGTTGAAAAAGATAGAG GAGTTAGAAAAGAGAGGAGGTGATGAAAAGTCAGatgaggaagaaacagaaaaagaaaagaacaagaaggaggaagaggaggaggacgctGAAGAACCAGAGGAGTATGATGAAGAGGAGAATGAAGAG GAGAACGACTACATTGCTTCATATTTTGAAGATGGTGATGACTATGGAGCCAACAGTGATGATAACATGGATGAAGCAACTTACTGA
- the POLR3G gene encoding DNA-directed RNA polymerase III subunit RPC7 isoform X2, which yields MARSGRGRGSLTFNIEAIGFARGEVLPEAVFKPPPLYPMTDFKAMPVKTGESEDYLLALKQELRGAMQRTPYFMSKRDEYQGFVPVERYSKKYLKISEEDQQWTPVGGKGKKPKPDASKTNVDVLKKIEELEKRGGDEKSDEEETEKEKNKKEEEEEDAEEPEEYDEEENEEENDYIASYFEDGDDYGANSDDNMDEATY from the exons ATGGCCAGGTCAGGACGAGGACGTGGTTCCTTAACCTTCAACATTGAAGCTATAGGCTTTGCTCGAGGAGAAGTGCTACCTGAAGCCGTATTCAAGCCGCCTCCACTATATCCA ATGACAGATTTCAAAGCAATGCCCGTGAAAACTGGAGAGAGTGAAGATTATCTTTTGGCTTTAAAACAAGAGCTGAGAGGAGCAATGCAAAGGACACCTTATTTCATGTCCAAAAGGGATGAATATCAAG GTTTTGTACCTGTTGAAAGGTACAGCAAAAAATATTTGAAGATAAGTGAAGAGGACCAACAGTGGACTCCAG taggtggaaaaggaaaaaaaccaaaacctgaTGCTTCAAAAACTAATGTGGATGTGTTGAAAAAGATAGAG GAGTTAGAAAAGAGAGGAGGTGATGAAAAGTCAGatgaggaagaaacagaaaaagaaaagaacaagaaggaggaagaggaggaggacgctGAAGAACCAGAGGAGTATGATGAAGAGGAGAATGAAGAG GAGAACGACTACATTGCTTCATATTTTGAAGATGGTGATGACTATGGAGCCAACAGTGATGATAACATGGATGAAGCAACTTACTGA